In a single window of the Nicotiana tomentosiformis chromosome 8, ASM39032v3, whole genome shotgun sequence genome:
- the LOC104110890 gene encoding MADS-box protein SOC1-like: MVRGKTQMRRIENATSRQVTFSKRRNGLLKKAFELSVLCDAEVGLIIFSPRGKLYEFASSSMQEIMERYRKHNEDVQGEKQPVEQKNMQNLKHETTTLMKKIELLETSKRKLLGEGLGSCSFAELQQIEHQLERSLNVIRARKMEVFREQIGRLKENVKDLSSENAMLLEKFDDLEQPKASSAEDQGEDLSIEGSEKSDVETELFIGLPECRTKRALQN, encoded by the exons ATGGTGAGAGGAAAAACTCAGATGAGGCGAATCGAAAACGCGACAAGCAGGCAAGTCACTTTCTCTAAGAGGAGAAATGGGCTGTTAAAGAAAGCCTTTGAGCTTTCAGTTCTTTGTGATGCTGAAGTTGGATTGATTATTTTCTCTCCTAGAGGCAAGCTCTATGAATTTGCTAGCTCAAG CATGCAGGAGATTATGGAGCGTTACCGGAAGCATAATGAAGATGTTCAGGGAGAAAAACAACCTGTGGAACAGAAAAATATGCAG AATTTGAAGCATGAAACAACAACCTTGATGAAGAAGATCGAGCTTCTTGAAACATCTAAAAG GAAGCTCTTGGGAGAAGGTTTAGGATCCTGCAGTTTTGCAGAACTACAACAGATAGAGCATCAGTTGGAACGGAGTCTCAACGTTATCCGTGCAAGAAAG ATGGAAGTCTTTAGGGAACAGATTGGGAGATTGAAAGAAAAC GTGAAAGACCTTTCATCTGAAAATGCAATGTTGTTGGAGAAG TTTGATGATCTTGAACAGCCAAAAGCATCAAGTGCGGAAGATCAGGGAGAAGACCTTTCAATAGAAGGTAGTGAAAAATCGGATGTAGAGACTGAATTATTTATTGGACTACCAGAATGCAGAACGAAGCGCGCCCTACAGAATTGA
- the LOC104110891 gene encoding probable fructokinase-7 isoform X1 → MDRSSKKGSKLACCFPVILDRSMKSSFKLSKSSSSNKLNKSKSSICSPTCLSMKKRDHQENNHLVVCFGELLIDFVPTVSGVSLAEAPGFKKAPGGAPANVAVGIARLGGSSAFIGKVGADEFGYMLADILKENHVDNSGMRFDTHARTALAFVTLRADGEREFMFFRNPSADMLLTEAELDKDLIHKARIFHYGSISLIAEPCRSAHLAAMEIAKKAGCILSYDPNLRLPLWPSADAARKGILSIWDQADVIKVSEDEITFLTDGEDAYDDNVVMTKLFHPNLKLLLVTEGGEGCRYYTKNFHGRVNVIKVTAVDTTGAGDAFVGGLLNSMASDPDIYQDEKKLRNALLFANGCGAITVTEKGAIPALPTKEAVLKILNGATAN, encoded by the exons ATGGATCGGTCAAGTAAAAAGGGGTCCAAATTGGCCTGTTGTTTTCCTGTTATCCTTGACCGATCCATGAAAAGCAGCTTCAAGCTATCTAAGAGTTCTTCCTCTAATAAGCTCAATAAAAGCAAGAGCTCTATCT GTTCACCAACATGTCTATCAATGAAGAAAAGGGACCACCAGGAAAACAATCACCTGGTTGTTTGTTTCGGGGAGTTGTTGATTGACTTCGTTCCTACTGTATCTGGAGTTTCACTTGCAGAAGCGCCTGGTTTTAAGAAAGCTCCTGGTGGAGCTCCAGCTAATGTTGCAGTTGGTATAGCAAGATTAGGAGGTTCTTCCGCCTTTATTGGCAAG GTGGGTGCAGATGAATTTGGTTATATGTTAGCTGATATATTAAAAGAGAACCATGTCGACAATTCTGGCATGCGTTTCGATACTCATGCAAGGACAGCATTAGCATTTGTCACTTTGAGAGCAGATGGTGAGAGAGAATTCATGTTTTTCCGCAATCCAAGTGCTGATATGCTTCTTACAGAGGCAGAGTTGGACAAAGATCTCATTCACAAG GCAAGAATATTTCACTATGGGTCAATCTCTTTGATTGCGGAGCCGTGTAGGTCAGCTCATCTTGCAGCCATGGAGATTGCCAAAAAGGCAGGCTGCATTCTCTCTTACGACCCAAATCTAAGGTTGCCCTTATGGCCATCCGCAGATGCTGCTCGTAAAGGCATCTTGAGCATTTGGGACCAAGCCGACGTTATTAAG GTAAGCGAAGACGAAATCACATTCTTGACAGATGGTGAAGACGCCTACGATGACAATGTGGTGATGACTAAGCTTTTCCACCCAAACCTTAAGCTTTTGCTGGTTACCGAAGGGGGAGAAGGTTGTAGATACTATACTAAG AATTTTCATGGGAGAGTGAATGTCATTAAAGTGACAGCAGTTGATACCACAGGAGCAGGTGATGCATTTGTTGGTGGACTTCTCAACAGTATGGCCTCAGATCCAGACATTTATCAG GATGAGAAGAAACTAAGGAATGCACTCCTTTTTGCCAATGGTTGTGGAGCTATAACTGTAACAGAAAAAGGAGCAATTCCTGCATTGCCTACAAAAGAAGCAGTGCTTAAAATCTTGAATGGTGCCACAGCTAACTGA
- the LOC104110891 gene encoding probable fructokinase-7 isoform X2 produces MDRSSKKGSKLACCFPVILDRSMKSSFKLSKSSSSNKLNKSKSSICSPTCLSMKKRDHQENNHLVVCFGELLIDFVPTVSGVSLAEAPGFKKAPGGAPANVAVGIARLGGSSAFIGKARIFHYGSISLIAEPCRSAHLAAMEIAKKAGCILSYDPNLRLPLWPSADAARKGILSIWDQADVIKVSEDEITFLTDGEDAYDDNVVMTKLFHPNLKLLLVTEGGEGCRYYTKNFHGRVNVIKVTAVDTTGAGDAFVGGLLNSMASDPDIYQDEKKLRNALLFANGCGAITVTEKGAIPALPTKEAVLKILNGATAN; encoded by the exons ATGGATCGGTCAAGTAAAAAGGGGTCCAAATTGGCCTGTTGTTTTCCTGTTATCCTTGACCGATCCATGAAAAGCAGCTTCAAGCTATCTAAGAGTTCTTCCTCTAATAAGCTCAATAAAAGCAAGAGCTCTATCT GTTCACCAACATGTCTATCAATGAAGAAAAGGGACCACCAGGAAAACAATCACCTGGTTGTTTGTTTCGGGGAGTTGTTGATTGACTTCGTTCCTACTGTATCTGGAGTTTCACTTGCAGAAGCGCCTGGTTTTAAGAAAGCTCCTGGTGGAGCTCCAGCTAATGTTGCAGTTGGTATAGCAAGATTAGGAGGTTCTTCCGCCTTTATTGGCAAG GCAAGAATATTTCACTATGGGTCAATCTCTTTGATTGCGGAGCCGTGTAGGTCAGCTCATCTTGCAGCCATGGAGATTGCCAAAAAGGCAGGCTGCATTCTCTCTTACGACCCAAATCTAAGGTTGCCCTTATGGCCATCCGCAGATGCTGCTCGTAAAGGCATCTTGAGCATTTGGGACCAAGCCGACGTTATTAAG GTAAGCGAAGACGAAATCACATTCTTGACAGATGGTGAAGACGCCTACGATGACAATGTGGTGATGACTAAGCTTTTCCACCCAAACCTTAAGCTTTTGCTGGTTACCGAAGGGGGAGAAGGTTGTAGATACTATACTAAG AATTTTCATGGGAGAGTGAATGTCATTAAAGTGACAGCAGTTGATACCACAGGAGCAGGTGATGCATTTGTTGGTGGACTTCTCAACAGTATGGCCTCAGATCCAGACATTTATCAG GATGAGAAGAAACTAAGGAATGCACTCCTTTTTGCCAATGGTTGTGGAGCTATAACTGTAACAGAAAAAGGAGCAATTCCTGCATTGCCTACAAAAGAAGCAGTGCTTAAAATCTTGAATGGTGCCACAGCTAACTGA